From one Amycolatopsis sp. FDAARGOS 1241 genomic stretch:
- a CDS encoding UDP-N-acetylmuramoyl-L-alanyl-D-glutamate--2,6-diaminopimelate ligase: MPESPAKAVAAPPRPARIDPVPLATLLARAGARLIAESPEAADLTVTGTTLRAQHVLPGDLFAGLPGARAHGADFSDQAVAAGAAAVLTDAAGAERPALRDAGIPVLVHPDPRAALGEIAAWIYGEPSLHLSVLGVTGTSGKTTTSYLVDSGLRAAGLTTGLIGTVETRIAGERLVSGFTTPEAPDLQALLAVMLERGVTHVPMEVSSHALALGRVNGTRFAVGAFTNLSQDHLDFHHDMEEYFAAKSLLFDGRSTTEVVVVDSAWGRALLTPQTVTVSIEPGTDAAWRASDIEPTPAGEQTFTLHGPDGLALAAKIPLPGTFNVANAVLAAAILGSAGVAPADIVTGLAAVEVPGRMERVYLGQDFTAVVDYAHKPAAVAQGLDALRARTEGRIITVLGCGGDRDTAKRPMMGEEAVRRSDVLIVTDDNPRSEDPAAIRAAMLQGARGVGPSHGGEVVEIGDRREAITHAVSLARAGDIVFIAGKGHETGQEAQGVVHPFSDRDELEAAIRKHLEVSA, translated from the coding sequence CTGCCGGAAAGCCCGGCGAAGGCGGTCGCCGCACCGCCCCGCCCGGCCCGGATCGACCCGGTCCCGCTGGCCACTCTGCTCGCCCGTGCGGGCGCCCGGCTCATCGCCGAGTCCCCCGAGGCCGCCGACCTCACCGTCACCGGGACCACGCTGCGTGCGCAGCACGTGCTGCCGGGCGACCTGTTCGCCGGGTTGCCCGGCGCGCGCGCCCACGGCGCCGATTTCAGCGACCAGGCCGTGGCCGCCGGCGCGGCCGCCGTGCTCACCGACGCCGCGGGCGCCGAGCGGCCCGCGCTGCGCGACGCCGGCATCCCCGTCCTCGTGCACCCCGACCCGCGCGCCGCGCTGGGCGAGATCGCCGCGTGGATCTACGGCGAGCCGTCGCTGCACCTGTCCGTGCTGGGGGTCACCGGCACGTCGGGCAAGACCACGACCTCGTACCTGGTCGACTCGGGGCTGCGCGCCGCCGGGCTGACGACGGGACTGATCGGCACGGTCGAGACCCGGATCGCGGGCGAGCGGCTCGTCAGCGGCTTCACCACGCCGGAGGCGCCGGACCTGCAGGCGCTGCTCGCGGTGATGCTCGAGCGCGGCGTGACCCACGTGCCGATGGAGGTGTCGAGCCACGCGCTGGCGCTCGGCCGCGTCAACGGCACGCGGTTCGCGGTGGGCGCGTTCACGAACCTGTCGCAGGACCACCTCGATTTCCACCACGACATGGAGGAGTACTTCGCCGCCAAGTCGCTGCTGTTCGACGGCCGCTCGACCACCGAGGTCGTGGTCGTGGACAGCGCGTGGGGCCGGGCTCTGCTCACCCCGCAGACGGTGACCGTGTCGATCGAACCGGGCACCGACGCCGCGTGGCGCGCCTCCGACATCGAGCCGACGCCGGCGGGGGAGCAGACCTTCACGCTGCACGGCCCGGACGGTCTCGCGCTCGCCGCGAAGATCCCGTTGCCGGGCACGTTCAACGTCGCCAACGCCGTGCTCGCCGCCGCGATCCTCGGCAGCGCCGGGGTCGCGCCCGCCGACATCGTGACGGGCCTGGCGGCCGTCGAGGTGCCGGGCCGGATGGAGCGCGTGTACCTGGGCCAGGACTTCACCGCCGTCGTCGACTACGCGCACAAACCCGCGGCCGTCGCGCAGGGGCTCGACGCGCTGCGCGCGCGCACCGAGGGCCGGATCATCACCGTCCTCGGCTGCGGTGGCGATCGCGACACGGCCAAGCGCCCGATGATGGGCGAGGAGGCCGTGCGCCGCAGCGACGTGCTGATCGTGACCGACGACAACCCGCGCTCCGAGGACCCGGCCGCGATCCGTGCCGCGATGCTCCAGGGCGCGAGGGGCGTGGGACCCTCCCACGGCGGCGAGGTCGTGGAGATCGGCGACCGCCGCGAGGCCATCACCCACGCCGTGTCGCTCGCCCGCGCGGGGGACATCGTGTTCATCGCCGGCAAGGGCCACGAGACCGGTCAGGAGGCCCAGGGTGTCGTGCACCCGTTCTCCGACCGCGACGAGCTCGAGGCCGCCATCCGCAAGCATCTCGAGGTGAGTGCGTGA
- a CDS encoding penicillin-binding protein 2 → MAASGASRAAGSARRTYAAGTRRAVAKRGNGGQRGRFSAVRILLVALMVVAGVKLVQVQWFEAPTLSAAAERQRSLTIDIPAQRGSIVDRNGNKLAFSVETRTLSVNLRTLHKQMDDYAKKNPGKGTNFETEVTAAAKYIASKVPHLTNEQELLQKLHKPQSFTYLVDNVEPSVADDIVKQFPWVAVENRAMREYPGDTLASNIVGLANWRMDDPDVSKHNLHGVVGLEQSRDNDLAGTPGREIVNTQNGNDNLYLPGSEHVLQAAIPGSDVELTIDSDLQYELQRQLGDYVAQSHAKGGQAVIMDAKTGEIYALADDKTFNPNDPSTIQDELLNDRAVTTPYEPGSVNKIVTATAAIDEGIATPESTLQVPGEIKIADRTVHDAWVHGTQTFTTTGVFAKSSNVGTLEIAQKVGPDRYSELLKKFGIGQRTGLGLPGESPGYVPPRSQWSASTFGNLPIGQGLSMTVVQMAGMYQAIANDGVRVPPRIVKAKKNPDGTVVPEPAPKPVRVVSAQTAKTVRDMLRAVVQNAKSPNAGTAPSAALEGYQISGKTGTGQQVDPRTKAYSQSLANITFAGILPADHPRFVVGIRLDAPDTTLPAGHSAGPLFHSIASYLTQRYQIPLSDGPSPIVPLVLP, encoded by the coding sequence ATGGCGGCTTCGGGGGCGAGCCGGGCGGCGGGCAGCGCCCGGCGCACGTACGCCGCGGGCACGCGCCGCGCGGTGGCCAAGCGCGGCAACGGCGGGCAGCGCGGCCGGTTCTCGGCGGTGCGCATCCTGCTGGTGGCGCTCATGGTGGTCGCGGGCGTGAAGCTCGTGCAGGTGCAGTGGTTCGAGGCACCGACGCTCTCGGCCGCGGCCGAGCGGCAGCGCAGCCTGACGATCGACATCCCGGCGCAGCGCGGGTCCATTGTGGACCGCAACGGCAACAAGCTGGCGTTCAGCGTCGAGACCCGCACGCTGTCGGTGAACCTGCGCACGCTGCACAAGCAGATGGACGACTACGCGAAGAAGAACCCGGGCAAGGGGACGAACTTCGAAACCGAGGTCACCGCCGCGGCCAAGTACATCGCCTCGAAGGTGCCGCACCTGACCAACGAGCAGGAGCTGCTGCAGAAGCTGCACAAGCCGCAGTCGTTCACGTACCTGGTCGACAACGTCGAGCCGTCGGTCGCCGACGACATCGTGAAGCAGTTCCCGTGGGTCGCAGTGGAGAACCGCGCGATGCGCGAGTACCCGGGTGACACGCTGGCGTCGAACATCGTCGGGCTCGCCAACTGGCGGATGGACGACCCCGATGTCTCGAAGCACAACCTGCACGGCGTGGTCGGGCTGGAGCAGTCGCGCGACAACGACCTCGCGGGTACGCCGGGCCGCGAGATCGTGAACACCCAGAACGGCAACGACAACCTGTACCTGCCCGGCTCCGAGCACGTGCTGCAGGCCGCCATCCCGGGTTCGGACGTCGAGCTGACCATCGACTCGGACCTGCAGTACGAGCTGCAGCGGCAGCTGGGCGACTACGTCGCGCAGTCGCACGCCAAGGGCGGCCAGGCCGTGATCATGGACGCGAAGACCGGCGAGATCTACGCACTGGCCGACGACAAGACGTTCAACCCGAACGACCCGTCGACGATCCAGGACGAGCTGCTCAACGACCGGGCGGTCACCACGCCGTACGAACCGGGTTCGGTGAACAAGATCGTCACCGCCACGGCGGCGATCGACGAGGGTATCGCCACGCCCGAGTCGACGCTGCAGGTGCCCGGCGAGATCAAGATCGCCGACCGCACGGTGCACGACGCGTGGGTGCACGGCACGCAGACCTTCACGACCACCGGCGTGTTCGCCAAATCGTCCAACGTGGGCACGCTGGAGATCGCGCAGAAGGTCGGTCCGGACCGCTACTCGGAGCTGCTGAAGAAGTTCGGCATCGGGCAGCGCACGGGCCTCGGCCTGCCGGGTGAGAGCCCGGGTTACGTGCCGCCGCGCAGCCAGTGGTCCGCGAGCACGTTCGGCAACCTGCCGATCGGGCAGGGCTTGTCGATGACCGTGGTGCAGATGGCCGGGATGTACCAGGCGATCGCCAACGACGGCGTGCGCGTGCCGCCGCGCATCGTGAAGGCGAAGAAGAACCCGGACGGTACGGTCGTGCCCGAGCCGGCGCCGAAGCCCGTGCGCGTGGTCAGCGCGCAGACCGCGAAGACGGTGCGCGACATGCTGCGTGCGGTGGTCCAGAACGCCAAGAGCCCGAACGCCGGCACGGCGCCGTCGGCCGCGCTGGAGGGTTACCAGATCTCGGGCAAGACGGGCACCGGCCAGCAGGTCGACCCGCGCACGAAGGCCTACAGCCAGAGCCTGGCCAACATCACCTTCGCCGGGATCCTGCCCGCCGACCACCCGCGGTTCGTCGTCGGCATCCGCCTCGACGCGCCGGACACGACACTGCCCGCGGGGCACTCGGCGGGGCCGCTGTTCCACTCCATCGCGTCGTACCTGACGCAGCGGTACCAGATCCCCCTATCGGACGGGCCGTCGCCGATCGTGCCGCTCGTCCTCCCGTGA
- the rsmH gene encoding 16S rRNA (cytosine(1402)-N(4))-methyltransferase RsmH yields MATEHEHVPVLLDRIVELFTPALADRDAVLVDATVGLGGHSDALLETFPRLRLVALDRDPAALERSGERLARHGDRVDLVHTVYDGLPEALAGLGLSRVDGILFDLGVSSMQLDRAERGFAYSKDAPLDMRMDPTTGFTAADVLNTYAPGELIRILRDYGEERFAQRIVKAVVAEREKEPFTRSARLVELLYDAVPAASRRTGGHPAKRTFQALRIEVNGELEVLRRAIPAALSSLAMDGRIVVESYQSLEDRLVKQALAELAKSRTPEGLPVELPGHGPELKLLTRGAEKASEREIEQNPRAASVRLRAAQRIGEPR; encoded by the coding sequence ATGGCGACCGAGCACGAGCACGTTCCGGTGCTGCTGGACCGCATCGTCGAGCTGTTCACCCCCGCCCTCGCCGACCGTGACGCCGTCCTGGTCGACGCGACCGTCGGCCTCGGCGGCCATTCCGACGCGCTCCTGGAGACCTTCCCGCGGCTGCGCCTCGTCGCGCTGGACCGCGACCCCGCCGCGCTCGAGCGCTCCGGCGAGCGGCTCGCGCGGCACGGTGACCGGGTCGACCTCGTCCACACCGTCTACGACGGACTCCCCGAGGCGCTGGCCGGGCTCGGACTGTCCCGTGTGGACGGCATCCTGTTCGACCTCGGCGTCTCCTCGATGCAGCTGGACCGCGCCGAGCGCGGCTTCGCGTACTCGAAGGACGCGCCGCTGGACATGCGGATGGACCCGACCACCGGGTTCACCGCGGCCGACGTGCTCAACACCTACGCGCCCGGCGAACTGATCCGGATCCTGCGCGACTACGGCGAAGAGCGCTTCGCGCAGCGGATCGTCAAGGCGGTCGTCGCCGAGCGCGAGAAGGAGCCGTTCACGCGCAGCGCGCGGCTCGTCGAACTGCTCTACGACGCGGTGCCGGCGGCGAGCCGGCGCACCGGCGGGCACCCGGCCAAGCGCACGTTCCAGGCGCTGCGGATCGAGGTCAACGGCGAGCTGGAGGTGCTGCGCCGGGCGATCCCGGCCGCGCTCTCGTCGCTCGCGATGGACGGCCGCATCGTCGTGGAGTCCTACCAGTCGCTCGAGGACCGCCTGGTGAAGCAGGCGCTCGCCGAGCTGGCGAAGTCCCGGACCCCCGAAGGGCTTCCGGTCGAGCTGCCCGGCCACGGGCCTGAGCTGAAGCTCCTGACCCGGGGAGCCGAGAAGGCGAGCGAAAGAGAGATCGAGCAGAACCCCAGGGCCGCCTCCGTGCGGCTGCGGGCAGCACAGAGGATCGGAGAGCCGCGATGA